The Petroclostridium xylanilyticum genome includes a region encoding these proteins:
- a CDS encoding class I SAM-dependent DNA methyltransferase yields MTTSYSGFAYIYDRLMYDVDYAQWVDYIEAIFKKYNVKPNLVLELACGTGNICTRMARRGYDMIGIDISEDMLNVAVPKAKEMDLDILYLHQDMTEFELYGTVDVILCLMDSVNYILQEKELIKMFKLVRNYLNPGGLFIFDTNSYYKLKKILGNNTFVVDENEIFYVWENNFNKKTEICEFYLTFFVKEGEKYSRVDEIHQERAYSISTIKECLKEAGLEFLDAYEQFTFNKPLENSERVFFIAKRSD; encoded by the coding sequence ATGACAACAAGTTATTCAGGATTTGCATATATATATGACAGGCTGATGTATGATGTCGACTATGCTCAGTGGGTGGATTACATCGAAGCAATATTTAAAAAATATAATGTGAAACCTAATCTTGTTCTGGAATTGGCCTGTGGAACAGGAAATATCTGCACAAGAATGGCCCGGCGGGGTTATGATATGATAGGCATAGACATATCTGAGGACATGTTAAATGTAGCTGTGCCTAAAGCAAAAGAAATGGATTTAGACATTTTATATCTTCATCAGGATATGACAGAGTTTGAATTGTACGGTACAGTTGATGTTATCCTTTGCTTGATGGATAGCGTTAATTATATTTTGCAAGAAAAAGAGCTAATCAAAATGTTTAAATTGGTAAGAAATTATCTCAACCCTGGGGGATTATTTATTTTTGATACAAATTCTTATTATAAGTTAAAGAAGATTTTAGGAAATAATACATTTGTTGTAGATGAGAATGAAATTTTTTATGTGTGGGAAAATAATTTTAACAAAAAAACTGAAATATGTGAATTTTATCTTACTTTTTTTGTAAAAGAGGGAGAAAAATACAGCAGAGTGGATGAAATTCACCAGGAAAGAGCATACAGTATTTCTACCATTAAGGAATGTCTAAAAGAGGCTGGATTAGAATTTTTAGATGCCTATGAACAATTTACTTTTAATAAGCCGTTGGAAAACAGCGAAAGGGTCTTCTTTATAGCCAAACGAAGTGATTGA
- a CDS encoding YerC/YecD family TrpR-related protein, which translates to MNSKIRDEHTDELFKAILTLKDIEECYNFFEDLCTISEIKAMAQRLQVAKMLKEHHVYTDIVNKTGASTATISRVNRCLNYGADGYKTVLERISGENAGENK; encoded by the coding sequence ATGAACTCAAAAATTAGAGATGAGCATACCGATGAACTCTTTAAAGCCATTCTTACTTTAAAAGATATTGAAGAATGTTACAATTTTTTTGAGGACTTATGTACTATTTCTGAAATAAAAGCAATGGCCCAGCGGCTGCAGGTAGCAAAAATGTTGAAAGAGCACCATGTATATACCGATATCGTAAATAAAACCGGAGCCAGTACGGCTACCATCAGCCGGGTAAACCGCTGTCTAAACTATGGGGCTGATGGCTATAAAACGGTGCTGGAAAGAATATCTGGTGAGAATGCTGGGGAGAACAAATGA